Proteins found in one Micromonospora sp. WMMD1082 genomic segment:
- a CDS encoding MFS transporter translates to MPEPTPSLRLRSSAGRGTLAAAVLASGMVFLDSTVVNVALPRLGADLGASVAGLQWTINGYLLTLAAFVLLGGALGDRFGRRRIFLLGVVWFTLASVLCGLALRTDWLVVARFLQGAGGALLAPGSLSLLQASFHPDDRAKTIGAWSGLSGVSTALGPFIGGWLIDALSWRWIFFLNLPLAVLVVLATLRWVPESRDENASRSRGARRFDVAGALLGALALAGVTYALVDGPGRGLRSPVVLAAALVAVLAAVVFVLVERRRGETAMLPTGLFGSRLFSVLNIFTVLVYAALGGFTFFIAVFLQNVLGWSALLTGLALLPMTLLLLVGSPGAGALSAKIGPRLPLTVGPVLAAVGLLLLREVSPGASYWSQVLPGVAVFGVGLTLVVAPLTASVLAAVENRFAGVASGVNNAASRVGGLLAVAALPLLVGLSGTGYEQPAELTAAYRGALLWCAGLLLTGAVMAAVLVRRPGRRPPPAHTGHSSPVSTPR, encoded by the coding sequence ATGCCCGAACCCACACCCTCCCTCCGGCTGCGCAGCAGCGCCGGCCGAGGCACCCTGGCCGCCGCGGTGCTCGCCTCCGGCATGGTCTTCCTGGACAGCACCGTGGTCAACGTGGCGCTGCCCCGACTCGGCGCCGACCTCGGCGCCTCCGTAGCCGGCCTACAGTGGACGATCAACGGCTACCTGCTCACGCTCGCGGCGTTCGTCCTGCTCGGTGGGGCGCTGGGCGACCGGTTCGGGCGGCGGCGGATCTTCCTGCTCGGCGTCGTCTGGTTCACCCTTGCCTCCGTACTCTGCGGGCTCGCGCTGCGGACCGACTGGCTGGTGGTCGCGCGGTTTCTCCAGGGCGCCGGCGGCGCCCTGCTCGCCCCGGGCTCGCTGTCGCTGCTGCAGGCCAGCTTCCACCCGGACGACCGGGCAAAGACGATCGGGGCATGGTCGGGGCTGTCCGGGGTCTCCACCGCGCTCGGCCCGTTCATCGGCGGCTGGCTGATCGACGCGCTCTCCTGGCGGTGGATCTTCTTCCTGAACCTTCCGCTGGCGGTGCTCGTCGTGCTGGCCACCCTTCGCTGGGTCCCGGAGAGCCGGGACGAGAACGCCTCCCGGAGCCGGGGAGCACGCCGGTTCGACGTCGCCGGCGCGTTGCTCGGGGCGCTCGCCCTGGCCGGTGTCACGTACGCCCTGGTCGACGGGCCGGGTCGCGGCCTGCGCTCGCCCGTCGTGCTGGCGGCGGCCCTGGTCGCGGTGCTCGCCGCGGTGGTCTTCGTCCTCGTGGAGCGGCGTCGCGGAGAGACCGCGATGTTGCCCACCGGCCTGTTCGGCAGCCGGCTGTTCTCGGTGCTGAACATCTTCACCGTGCTGGTCTACGCGGCCCTCGGCGGGTTCACCTTCTTCATCGCGGTCTTCCTGCAGAACGTGCTCGGCTGGTCGGCGCTGCTCACCGGGCTCGCGCTGTTGCCGATGACGCTGCTGTTGCTGGTCGGCTCGCCCGGCGCCGGGGCGCTGTCGGCGAAGATCGGGCCACGGTTGCCGTTGACCGTCGGCCCGGTGCTGGCCGCCGTCGGTCTGCTGCTGCTGCGCGAGGTCTCCCCGGGTGCGTCTTACTGGAGTCAGGTGCTGCCCGGTGTGGCGGTGTTCGGCGTCGGGCTGACCCTGGTGGTGGCGCCGCTGACCGCCTCCGTGCTGGCCGCCGTCGAGAATCGCTTCGCGGGGGTGGCGAGCGGTGTCAACAACGCCGCCTCCCGGGTCGGCGGCCTGCTGGCGGTGGCCGCACTGCCGTTGCTGGTCGGGCTCTCCGGCACCGGGTACGAACAGCCCGCCGAACTCACCGCCGCCTACCGTGGCGCGCTGCTCTGGTGCGCCGGGCTGTTGCTGACGGGCGCGGTCATGGCCGCCGTACTGGTGCGCCGCCCGGGCCGCCGCCCGCCGCCGGCCCATACCGGCCACTCGTCGCCGGTCTCCACCCCGAGGTAG
- a CDS encoding HNH endonuclease family protein: MRTRSGSRALRALALAAALALGAAGCVPLEEPEAPPSSDGGTATQMLAQLTVAEANPMRGYSRSRFPHWRKTGQNCDVRDTVLERDGKDIRHSGCNVVGGRWESVYDGRSFTDPSSVDIDHMVPLANAWRSGADDWDDSKRGDFANDLDQPQLFAVSASSNRAKGDQDPSQWKPPNRSYWCQYAGDWVAVKHHWRLTVTSAEKAALADMLEGCTWESKP; encoded by the coding sequence GTGCGTACCAGATCAGGTTCCCGCGCCCTGAGGGCGCTCGCGCTCGCCGCGGCGCTGGCTCTCGGCGCCGCCGGTTGCGTTCCGCTGGAGGAGCCGGAGGCGCCACCGAGCAGCGACGGCGGCACCGCCACCCAGATGCTCGCCCAACTCACCGTCGCCGAGGCCAATCCGATGCGGGGCTACAGCCGCAGCCGCTTCCCGCACTGGCGCAAGACCGGCCAGAACTGCGACGTCCGCGACACGGTGCTGGAACGCGACGGCAAGGACATCCGGCACTCCGGCTGCAACGTGGTGGGCGGCCGCTGGGAGAGCGTGTACGACGGTCGCAGCTTCACCGACCCGTCCAGCGTGGACATCGACCACATGGTCCCGCTGGCCAACGCCTGGCGCTCCGGTGCCGACGACTGGGACGACTCGAAACGCGGCGACTTCGCCAACGACCTGGACCAGCCGCAGCTCTTTGCGGTTTCCGCGTCCTCCAACCGGGCAAAGGGTGACCAGGACCCGTCCCAGTGGAAACCGCCAAACCGGTCATACTGGTGCCAGTATGCCGGCGACTGGGTGGCGGTGAAGCACCACTGGCGGCTGACGGTGACCAGTGCCGAGAAGGCCGCGCTGGCCGACATGTTGGAGGGCTGCACATGGGAGAGCAAGCCGTAA
- a CDS encoding oligopeptide/dipeptide ABC transporter ATP-binding protein produces the protein MTGNDPLVEVRDLKVHFPIRRGVLFDRTIGHVKAVDGVDLSISRGQTYGLVGESGCGKSTLGRALLQLTPPTAGEVSFDGVELTTLPPGRLRAMRRRMQMIFQDPMSSLDPRQNVESILTEGLQTHGIGGNRDGRRKIIAETLDKVGLPRWALSRYPHEFSGGQRQRIGIARALVLGPELIVADEPVSALDVSIQAQVVNLLDELQDNLGLTYLVIAHDLAVVRHISDTVGVMYLGALVEEAPSDRLYTEPLHPYTRALMSAVPVPDPDVEDRRERILLAGDLPSPANPPSGCRFHTRCPWAQPTRCADERPQLREIGGSRVACHWAEQIASGELRPHKVSVEIVRPADEGEEPSVVSAPSEPGSFV, from the coding sequence GTGACCGGGAATGATCCCCTCGTCGAGGTACGGGACCTGAAGGTGCACTTCCCGATCCGGCGGGGAGTGCTGTTCGACCGCACGATCGGGCACGTCAAGGCGGTCGACGGGGTGGACCTGAGCATCTCGCGCGGCCAGACGTACGGCCTGGTCGGCGAGTCGGGCTGCGGCAAGTCCACGCTCGGGCGGGCGCTGCTCCAGCTCACCCCGCCCACCGCCGGTGAGGTCAGCTTCGACGGGGTCGAGCTGACCACGCTGCCGCCGGGCAGGCTGCGGGCGATGCGCCGGCGGATGCAGATGATCTTCCAGGACCCGATGTCCAGCCTCGACCCGCGGCAGAACGTCGAGTCGATCCTCACCGAGGGCCTCCAGACGCACGGCATCGGCGGCAACCGGGACGGACGCCGGAAGATCATCGCCGAGACGCTGGACAAGGTCGGCCTGCCCCGCTGGGCGCTCTCCCGCTATCCGCACGAGTTCTCGGGCGGGCAGCGGCAGCGCATCGGCATCGCCCGGGCGCTGGTGCTGGGGCCGGAGCTGATCGTCGCCGACGAGCCGGTTTCCGCGCTCGACGTGTCGATCCAGGCGCAGGTGGTGAACCTGCTCGACGAGTTGCAGGACAATCTCGGCCTCACCTACCTGGTGATCGCGCACGACCTGGCGGTGGTCCGGCACATCTCCGACACTGTCGGCGTGATGTACCTGGGCGCGCTGGTCGAGGAGGCGCCGAGCGACCGGCTCTACACCGAGCCGCTGCACCCGTACACCCGGGCGCTGATGTCGGCGGTGCCGGTGCCGGATCCGGACGTGGAGGACCGCCGGGAGCGGATCCTGCTCGCCGGTGACCTGCCCTCGCCGGCCAACCCGCCGTCGGGCTGCCGCTTCCACACCCGCTGCCCGTGGGCGCAGCCGACCCGCTGCGCCGACGAGCGGCCGCAGCTGCGCGAGATCGGCGGCAGCCGGGTCGCCTGCCACTGGGCCGAGCAGATCGCCAGCGGCGAGCTGCGCCCGCACAAGGTCAGCGTGGAGATCGTCCGCCCGGCGGACGAGGGCGAGGAGCCCAGCGTGGTCTCCGCCCCCAGCGAGCCCGGCTCCTTCGTGTAG
- a CDS encoding ABC transporter ATP-binding protein: MALLEVDDLSVTFARRGQRTVRAVDGVSFSVDAGEVVGLVGESGCGKSVTSLAIMGLLPRQPGLRVGGKAVFDGTDLLQLDDRSRRDIRGRDIAMIFQDPLSSLNPVVPIGLQVTEVLTRHRGMKGEAAAKEAAQLLDRVGIPDPKRRLKEYPHQLSGGMRQRALIAMAVACQPRLLIADEPTTALDVTIQAQILELLKDLVRDSDTALLMITHDLGVVAGMCDTINVLYGGRVVETARRRPLFREPRHPYTVGLLGSVPRLDAGRGERLNPIPGSVRDLLPWPEGCAFAPRCTRRVDACVGEPPELVIAHDGHSYRCVNPAPVPGLAAAPSEPALSEPAPSEEETP, encoded by the coding sequence ATGGCACTACTCGAAGTGGACGACCTCTCCGTCACCTTCGCCCGGCGCGGGCAGCGGACCGTACGCGCCGTCGACGGGGTGTCCTTCTCCGTCGACGCCGGTGAGGTGGTCGGCCTGGTCGGCGAGTCCGGCTGCGGCAAGTCGGTGACCTCGTTGGCGATCATGGGCCTGCTGCCCCGGCAGCCCGGCCTGCGGGTGGGCGGCAAGGCGGTCTTCGACGGGACCGACCTGCTCCAGCTCGACGACCGGTCCCGGCGGGACATCCGGGGCCGGGACATCGCGATGATCTTCCAGGACCCGCTGTCGTCGCTGAACCCGGTCGTCCCGATCGGCCTGCAGGTGACGGAGGTGCTGACCCGGCACCGTGGGATGAAGGGCGAGGCGGCGGCGAAGGAGGCCGCCCAGCTGCTCGACCGGGTCGGCATCCCCGACCCGAAGCGGCGGCTGAAGGAGTACCCGCACCAGCTCTCCGGCGGGATGCGCCAGCGCGCCCTGATCGCCATGGCGGTGGCCTGCCAGCCCCGCCTGCTCATCGCCGACGAGCCGACGACCGCGCTGGACGTCACCATCCAGGCGCAGATCCTGGAGCTGCTGAAGGATCTGGTCCGGGACTCCGACACCGCGCTGCTGATGATCACGCACGACCTGGGCGTGGTCGCCGGCATGTGCGACACGATCAACGTGCTCTACGGCGGCCGGGTGGTGGAGACCGCGCGGCGACGCCCGCTGTTCCGCGAGCCGCGGCACCCGTACACCGTGGGGTTGCTCGGCTCGGTGCCGCGCCTGGACGCCGGGCGCGGCGAGCGGCTGAACCCGATTCCCGGTTCGGTGCGGGACCTGCTGCCCTGGCCGGAAGGCTGCGCCTTCGCCCCGCGCTGCACCCGCCGGGTGGACGCCTGCGTGGGCGAACCACCGGAGCTGGTGATCGCCCACGACGGGCACAGCTACCGTTGCGTCAACCCGGCACCCGTGCCCGGCCTGGCCGCCGCCCCCAGCGAGCCGGCCCTCAGCGAGCCCGCCCCCAGCGAGGAGGAGACGCCGTGA
- a CDS encoding ABC transporter permease, whose amino-acid sequence MTIISGKKREKIDRLAELAARDEERGVSLWQDAFRRLRRNPAAIVGAVILTIFVLVAIIGPFFVPYSPKDTMGIREGVVRVGQGMIPGHSAEHWLGYDHQGRDVFSRMVVGARQTLLVGVVATLIGLAVGALIGGVAGAAAGLGGRWGRWVDATLMRFIDMLLALPSLLLAVSIAALLGPSLTTVMIAVGMVSVPVFARLLRGSMIGQSNSDYVLAATSLGVRKSKIALTHVLPNSLAPVIVQATLTLATAIIEAAALSYLGLGNPDSAIPEWGVMLADAQQWLGIRPALAIYPAVAIIITALGFTLLGEAMREALDPKLRK is encoded by the coding sequence ATGACGATCATCAGCGGGAAGAAGCGCGAGAAGATCGACCGGCTCGCCGAACTGGCCGCCCGCGACGAGGAGCGGGGGGTCAGCCTCTGGCAGGACGCGTTCCGCCGACTGCGGCGCAACCCGGCGGCCATCGTCGGCGCGGTCATCCTGACCATCTTCGTGCTGGTCGCGATCATCGGACCGTTCTTCGTGCCGTACAGCCCGAAGGACACCATGGGCATCCGCGAGGGTGTGGTCCGGGTCGGCCAGGGCATGATCCCGGGTCACTCCGCGGAGCACTGGCTTGGCTACGACCACCAGGGCCGGGACGTCTTCAGCCGGATGGTCGTCGGCGCCCGGCAGACCCTGCTGGTCGGCGTGGTGGCCACCCTGATCGGGCTGGCCGTCGGCGCGCTGATCGGCGGCGTCGCCGGTGCCGCCGCCGGACTCGGCGGTCGCTGGGGTCGTTGGGTGGACGCCACCCTGATGCGGTTCATCGACATGCTGCTGGCGCTGCCCAGCCTGCTGCTCGCGGTGAGTATCGCCGCGTTGCTCGGGCCGAGCCTGACCACCGTCATGATCGCGGTTGGCATGGTCTCGGTGCCGGTCTTCGCCCGACTGCTGCGCGGTTCCATGATCGGGCAGTCCAACAGCGACTACGTGCTGGCGGCCACCTCGCTCGGGGTGCGGAAGTCGAAGATCGCCCTGACCCACGTGCTGCCGAACTCCCTCGCCCCGGTGATCGTCCAGGCCACGCTGACCCTGGCCACCGCGATCATCGAAGCCGCCGCGCTGTCCTACCTCGGCCTCGGCAACCCCGACTCGGCCATCCCCGAGTGGGGCGTGATGCTCGCCGACGCGCAGCAGTGGCTGGGCATCCGGCCCGCTCTGGCCATCTATCCGGCGGTCGCCATCATCATCACCGCGCTGGGCTTCACGCTGCTCGGCGAGGCGATGCGTGAGGCCCTCGACCCGAAGCTGCGGAAGTAG
- a CDS encoding ABC transporter permease yields the protein MFRFIVRRLLQLIPTLFGLSILLFIWLRRLPGGPETAILGERGTPEMRAAIRRNLGLDEPILVQYGRFVRRMARLDLGTSISTKREVTTEFLQRFPGTVELTVTALVIAIGIGIPLGYLAARRRGRWLDHLSVGGSLIGICIPVFFLAYILKAIFSENLGLFPSSGRQDPTLGATRITNFFVLDGLMTREWDAAADALWHLILPGMALASIPLAIIVRITRASVLEVLNEDFVRTAEAKGLTENVVRRRHVLRNAMLPVATSIGLLTGGLLSGAVLTETVFAFSGIGAFLADAISQRDYPVLMGFIMIIAVVYVLVNLIVDLSYSLIDPRVRVR from the coding sequence GTGTTCCGGTTCATCGTCAGACGCCTGCTGCAGTTGATACCCACGCTGTTCGGGCTCTCCATCCTGCTGTTCATCTGGCTCCGCCGATTGCCCGGCGGCCCCGAGACCGCCATCCTCGGCGAGCGGGGCACACCCGAGATGCGCGCCGCGATCCGCCGCAATCTCGGCCTGGACGAGCCGATCCTGGTCCAGTACGGCCGGTTCGTCCGGCGGATGGCCCGCCTCGACCTGGGCACGTCGATCTCGACCAAGCGTGAGGTCACCACCGAGTTCCTCCAGCGCTTCCCCGGCACCGTCGAGCTGACCGTCACCGCGCTGGTGATCGCGATCGGCATCGGCATCCCGCTGGGCTACCTCGCCGCCCGGCGGCGCGGCCGGTGGCTGGATCACCTGTCGGTCGGCGGCTCGCTGATCGGCATCTGCATCCCGGTCTTCTTCCTGGCGTACATCCTCAAGGCGATCTTCTCGGAGAACCTGGGCCTGTTCCCCTCCAGCGGCCGGCAGGACCCGACGCTCGGCGCCACCCGGATCACCAACTTCTTCGTGCTGGACGGGCTGATGACCCGGGAGTGGGACGCCGCCGCAGACGCGCTCTGGCACCTGATCCTGCCGGGCATGGCGCTGGCCAGCATCCCGCTCGCGATCATCGTCCGGATCACCCGGGCCAGCGTGCTGGAGGTGCTCAACGAGGACTTCGTGCGTACCGCCGAGGCCAAGGGCCTCACCGAGAACGTGGTCCGCCGCCGGCACGTGCTGCGCAACGCGATGCTCCCGGTGGCGACCTCGATCGGTCTGCTCACCGGTGGCCTGCTCTCCGGTGCGGTGCTCACCGAGACCGTCTTCGCGTTCAGCGGGATCGGCGCCTTCCTGGCCGACGCCATCAGCCAGCGCGACTACCCGGTCCTGATGGGCTTCATCATGATCATCGCGGTGGTCTACGTGTTGGTGAACCTGATCGTGGACCTCTCCTACAGCCTGATCGACCCGAGGGTGAGGGTCCGATGA
- a CDS encoding ABC transporter substrate-binding protein: MRASRPKVAIAAVAAAALAVAGCAESDREGSGGSSNDTLVFGVAGDPKVLDPSFASDGESLRVARQVFETLVRPEEGGTKVSPGLAESWEPDAAGTTWTFKLRSGVKFHDGTDFNADAVCVNFDRWYNAKGLMQSPDVTAYWQDIMGGFAANEDETLGESLFKSCTATDPTTVSLAFSRVSSKIPAALMLPSFSIHSPKALEEHDASNVSGSADDIKYPVYATEHPTGTGPFKFKSWDVPNKTLTLERNEDYWGDKAKLKSLIFKTISDENARKQELRSGGIQGYDLVGPADVEPLKNEGFNVLTRPAFNILYLAINQKGNPKLADLKVRQALAHAVNRQALVDSKLPPGAQVAVNFFPDTVEGWNGDVTKYEYDVEKAKSLLAEAGAADLTLRFHYPTEVTRPYMPNPKDLFELVSADLQAAGIKIEAIPLKWSPDYLNATTSGNKHDLHFLGWTGDYGDGYNFIGTFFDRQKDEWGFNNPALFEKFKQADSTADQAAKVALYKELNADIMSFLPGVPISHSPPAIVFGKDVTGVQASPLTDERFSTAEFKS; encoded by the coding sequence ATGCGTGCATCCAGGCCGAAGGTCGCTATCGCGGCCGTGGCGGCCGCGGCCCTCGCGGTAGCAGGCTGTGCCGAGAGCGACCGCGAAGGTTCCGGCGGTAGTAGCAATGACACCCTCGTCTTCGGCGTTGCCGGAGACCCGAAGGTGCTCGACCCCAGCTTCGCCAGCGATGGTGAGTCGCTGCGCGTGGCCCGTCAGGTGTTCGAGACGCTGGTCCGCCCCGAGGAGGGTGGCACCAAGGTCAGCCCCGGCCTCGCCGAGTCCTGGGAGCCGGACGCCGCGGGCACGACGTGGACGTTCAAGCTGCGTTCCGGCGTGAAGTTCCACGACGGCACCGACTTCAACGCCGACGCCGTCTGCGTCAACTTCGACCGCTGGTACAACGCCAAGGGCCTCATGCAGAGCCCGGACGTGACCGCGTACTGGCAGGACATCATGGGTGGCTTCGCCGCCAACGAGGACGAGACGCTCGGCGAGAGCCTCTTCAAGTCCTGCACGGCCACCGACCCCACCACGGTCAGCCTGGCCTTCAGCCGGGTCTCCAGCAAGATCCCGGCCGCCCTGATGCTGCCGTCCTTCTCCATCCACAGCCCGAAGGCGCTGGAGGAGCACGACGCCAGCAACGTCTCGGGTAGCGCGGACGACATCAAGTACCCGGTGTACGCGACCGAGCACCCGACCGGTACCGGTCCGTTCAAGTTCAAGTCCTGGGACGTCCCGAACAAGACGCTGACCCTGGAGCGCAACGAGGACTACTGGGGCGACAAGGCCAAGCTGAAGAGCCTCATCTTCAAGACCATCTCGGACGAGAACGCCCGCAAGCAGGAGCTGCGCTCCGGCGGCATCCAGGGCTACGACCTGGTCGGCCCGGCTGACGTCGAGCCGCTGAAGAACGAGGGCTTCAACGTCCTGACCCGCCCGGCCTTCAACATCCTCTACCTGGCCATCAACCAGAAGGGGAACCCGAAGCTGGCCGACCTGAAGGTCCGGCAGGCGCTCGCCCACGCGGTCAACCGGCAGGCCCTGGTCGACTCGAAGCTGCCCCCGGGCGCCCAGGTCGCGGTGAACTTCTTCCCCGACACCGTCGAGGGCTGGAACGGCGACGTCACCAAGTACGAGTACGACGTCGAGAAGGCGAAGTCGCTGCTGGCCGAGGCCGGCGCGGCGGACCTGACCCTGCGGTTCCACTACCCGACCGAGGTCACCCGGCCCTACATGCCGAACCCGAAGGACCTGTTCGAGCTGGTCTCGGCGGATCTCCAGGCAGCCGGCATCAAGATCGAGGCGATCCCGCTGAAGTGGAGCCCGGACTACCTGAACGCCACCACCTCCGGTAACAAGCACGACCTGCACTTCCTCGGGTGGACCGGCGACTACGGCGACGGCTACAACTTCATCGGTACGTTCTTCGACCGGCAGAAGGACGAGTGGGGCTTCAACAACCCCGCCCTGTTCGAGAAGTTCAAGCAGGCGGACTCCACCGCGGACCAGGCGGCCAAGGTGGCGCTCTACAAGGAGCTGAACGCCGACATCATGAGCTTCCTGCCCGGTGTGCCGATCTCGCACTCGCCGCCGGCCATCGTGTTCGGCAAGGACGTGACCGGGGTCCAGGCGAGCCCGCTCACCGACGAGCGGTTCTCCACCGCCGAGTTCAAGTCCTGA
- the recR gene encoding recombination mediator RecR, protein MYEGAIQDLIDELGRLPGVGPKSAQRIAFHVLSADPADVERLAGALRKVKELVRFCTSCYNVAESDQCRICRDPRRTDEVICVVEEPKDVVAIERTGEFRGRYHVLGGAINPLEGIGPDNLRIRELLARLGGGAIRELILATDPNTEGEATATYLALMVKPMGIAVTRLASGLPVGGDLEYADEITLGRAFEGRRAV, encoded by the coding sequence ATGTACGAGGGCGCCATCCAGGATCTGATCGACGAGTTGGGACGGCTGCCGGGCGTGGGCCCGAAGAGCGCCCAGCGGATCGCCTTCCACGTGCTCTCCGCCGACCCGGCCGACGTCGAACGGCTGGCCGGGGCACTGCGGAAGGTCAAGGAACTGGTGCGCTTCTGCACCAGTTGCTACAACGTCGCCGAGTCCGACCAGTGCCGGATCTGCCGCGACCCGCGCCGCACCGACGAGGTGATCTGCGTGGTCGAGGAGCCGAAGGACGTGGTCGCGATCGAGCGGACGGGTGAGTTCCGTGGGCGCTACCACGTGCTCGGCGGGGCGATCAACCCGTTGGAGGGCATCGGCCCGGACAACCTGCGCATCCGGGAGCTGCTGGCCCGCCTCGGCGGGGGTGCGATCCGCGAGCTGATCCTGGCCACCGACCCGAACACCGAGGGCGAGGCGACGGCGACCTACCTCGCGCTGATGGTGAAGCCGATGGGCATCGCCGTGACCCGGCTGGCCAGCGGGCTGCCGGTCGGCGGTGACCTGGAGTACGCCGACGAGATCACCCTGGGCCGAGCATTCGAGGGCCGCCGTGCGGTGTAG